The DNA sequence CTTTCAGGCCGCCGATGCCGCTGCCGGTAATCACGCCGAAGCGCGTGGGATCAATTCGATCATCGCCAATTCGGTAACCGGACGATTCGAAAGCATCCTTCGCAGCGCAGACGGCGAGTTGGGCAAACCGGTCGAGGCGCTTTTCTTCGCGCTTGTCGAAGAACTTCGACGGATCGTATTCACGAGCCTCACCGCCAAAGCGCGTGCCGTAGAGGGATGCGTCAAAACTGGCAATTGGCGCGATCCCACTCTGCCCGGCAATCAGCCGCTCCCAGAACACGTCAACCGTGTTTCCGAGCGGACTGATCAAACCCATTCCCGTTATGACGACTCGACGCCGATCAGACATCCAACAAGCCTCGCCTCGGAACCAAACGAACCGGAAGCACTCGGCCGAAAGCGACCGAAATTCAGCCTTCCTTACCGCCCTTCTCCGACTGAGCCTTGTGAATGTACTTCACAGCCAGACCGACGGTGCTGATCTTCTCGGCTTCCTCATCGGGGATGCTCAATTCGAACTGGTCTTCGAACTCCATGACCAGTTCGACCGTGTCCAAGGAATCCGCGTTCAGATCGTTGACGAAGGATGTGTCCTGGGTGATTTCCTTCGCCTCGACACCCATCTGCTCGCTTACGATCTTGACGACCTTGTCAAATATTTCCTGTTCCGTCATCACAGCCACTACGTTTTTCTCCACTTGACTGACTCACTTTGATTGGGGATGCCGCCCGTCGGCCCGCGCCGCCCTGTCGGAAACATCCTTACCATCTTCCCTCGCGAGACGCCCACGCGACGCGCGAACCGCCTAAGAGTCCCACAATCACATATGAAGACCGCCATCGACAACAAGAATCTGCCCGTTGACGTAACTTGCCGCCGGTGACGCCAGAAACGCCACGGCCGCCGCAACTTCTTCAGGCTCGCCAAAGCGCTGGAGCGGTATGAGCGGTTTGACTGCTTCCTTGACCTTTTCCGAGAGGATATTCGTCATGTCGGTTTTGATGAAGCCTGGCGCAACCGCATTGCATGTGACGCCGCGGCGAGCCAGCTCTTTTGCGACCGACTTCGTCAGGCCAATGACGCCGGCCTTGCTGGCGGCGTAGTTCGATTGGCCCGCGTTGCCCATGATTCCGGAGACGCTCGTGATGTTGACCACGCGACCCCATCGAGCGCGGACCATGAACTTGCTGACTTCGCGCGTCATGACAAACACAGCACGAAGGTTCGTATCAATCACGCGATCGAACTGATCGACCGTCATGTTCATGATCAGCCCGTCGTCGGTGATTCCCGCATTGTTCACGAGGACATCGATGCTGCCGAAATCGGTGGCGACCTGGTCCACCCACTTTTCAATATCCGGAGAGTTGGTGATGTCCAGCGCGCGCGGAACAATCCGTCCCGGTAGTTTCTGATCCGCCGCGAGCGAAGGCAGCGCCGAAAGCCGGCTTGTATCACGAGCGCATGCAATCACCGTCGCGCCTTCGCGCGCGAGCGCCAGGCAGATCGCCCGCCCAATTCCGCGCGACCCGCCGGTCACGATTGCCACCCGATCAACCAGTCCTGCCATGCGGGCTCTCTTTCTTCCTCTGAATCCTAATTAGTACGCTCCCGACAATGCCCTGGGCCTGCGCACATCCATGATGACAAAATCGCAAGAGTCGCTGGGGCGACAATCCCCCATCCCAACCACATCAACCGCGCTTCTCAAACGCCGAGGCCGATGAAAAATTCACGCCCGTCGCCGCCCGGCTAATCTTGCGTAACAGGCCGGTTAACACACGTCCCGGCCCCACTTCCACAAACCGATCATAACCCTCGGCGATCAAACGCTCGATCGACGCCTGCCAGCGAATCGGCTTCGCAATCTGCTCCCTCAGGAGCGTGCGAACCTCGTCAGGACCGGCATGATAGTCAGCGGAGACATTTGATACCACACCTATTTGGGTCGGATTGATCGAAACCGCAGCCAATGCCGACTTTAGCCCATCGACGGCGGGCTCCATCAGTGATGAATGGAACGCCCCCGCCACCACCAGGGGAATTGCTCGGGCGGAATGTTTTTCCGCGATCGCGACCGATCGCTCGCAAGCCCCTTTGGATCCAGAGATTACGATCTGACCGGGGCAGTTGAAATTCGCAGGGCCGAGGACTTCGCCATCGGCGGCTTCGTCGCAGATCTTCTGGACGACATCCTCGCCGACACCCATGATCGACACCATGCTGCCGCCGGATGACTCCGCCGCGGCCTGCATCAATCGGCCACGCTCTGCCACCAGTCGAAGCCCGTCCTCGAATCCAATCCATCCGGCAAGATGAAGCGCGGTGTATTCGCCAAGGCTCAGACCCGCCATCGCCGTTGCAGCAAACTCCGAGTCGAGACCGCGCTCCTGCATCGCCGCCCAAACGGCAGCAGACATCACG is a window from the Phycisphaerae bacterium genome containing:
- the acpP gene encoding acyl carrier protein, which produces MTEQEIFDKVVKIVSEQMGVEAKEITQDTSFVNDLNADSLDTVELVMEFEDQFELSIPDEEAEKISTVGLAVKYIHKAQSEKGGKEG
- the fabD gene encoding ACP S-malonyltransferase, encoding MGKDIAEMSDAARRVFTRADEILGRKLSEICFEGPADVLNATDTSQPAIFVMSAAVWAAMQERGLDSEFAATAMAGLSLGEYTALHLAGWIGFEDGLRLVAERGRLMQAAAESSGGSMVSIMGVGEDVVQKICDEAADGEVLGPANFNCPGQIVISGSKGACERSVAIAEKHSARAIPLVVAGAFHSSLMEPAVDGLKSALAAVSINPTQIGVVSNVSADYHAGPDEVRTLLREQIAKPIRWQASIERLIAEGYDRFVEVGPGRVLTGLLRKISRAATGVNFSSASAFEKRG
- the fabG gene encoding 3-oxoacyl-[acyl-carrier-protein] reductase → MAGLVDRVAIVTGGSRGIGRAICLALAREGATVIACARDTSRLSALPSLAADQKLPGRIVPRALDITNSPDIEKWVDQVATDFGSIDVLVNNAGITDDGLIMNMTVDQFDRVIDTNLRAVFVMTREVSKFMVRARWGRVVNITSVSGIMGNAGQSNYAASKAGVIGLTKSVAKELARRGVTCNAVAPGFIKTDMTNILSEKVKEAVKPLIPLQRFGEPEEVAAAVAFLASPAASYVNGQILVVDGGLHM